ACGATGCGGCGCTGGGTTGGCCGGACATTGACTACATCATCGATTGTAGTACTTCAAAATATCGCCCCATCCCATGCAACGCAGCTCATTTTCAACAGGCGATCGGACGTGAAGCTCAAAGGATCCCGTGTGTTGATGTGCAAAGCACTTGCCTGGGATCGATCATGGCGATCAACCTTGCCAACGCGTTGTTTGCGACAGGTGTCTATCGCAACATTCTGATTGTGGCGTCCGAAACCGCCCTCCAAGGCGTGGACTGGAACGACGAAAAAAGTGCAGGGTTGTTTGGTGATGGAGCCGCCGCTTTGGTTTTGCAAGTGGCAAAGCCGACGGCTTCACTCGCGTTCGTTCATGAAACCTACGGCGAGCACCTTGGGCTATGTGTTGTCGATGGTGGTGGTCATCACCTGCCTGCCTATCGCTATCATGAAGACTTGGCATCGAAGTATCGATTTCAGATGGATGGCAGAAACCTGTTTCGTATCGCGATCAAATTGCTACCGCCGATGGTTCGAGGGATTCAAGAAGACTTTCAGTCGATTGCCGATCATGATTCCGAAACGATGCATGTAATTCCCCATCAGGCTTCGCCGAAAGCGGTCGAATTGATCCGCAGAATTATCGGTGTGCCCCACGAACGCTATCATGTCGCCGTCAACGAAATTGGAAACATGGTCGCGGCAAGTATCCCGGCAATGTTCGACCGAGTTCGAAAACAACAACTGGTCGATGACGGTTGCCCTGTGATGCTGCTAGGAACTTCGGCCGGATACTCGCAAGCTGCAATCGTTTTTCATCTTTGAAATCATCATGCAACTAAGCAATCTGCGATTTATCAACGGCGGATACTGCATCCAAAATCTGTACTTTTCAGGAGTTCGCAGTTTTTGCTTTCGACGCTTCTACGCGGTGTTTTTACAGTTTCAGCACCCGGTTCATGGGTGTTGCTACATCGATACCGGTTACGGCCCCGCGATCAGGGAAGCGACGCGTAAATTTCCCTTTCGGATCATGCGATGGCTGACCCCGATCCCAAAAAAGCAGACAGTATTCGAGCCTGGCTATCCGAAGAGCTTGGGGATTGATTCGTCGGCGGAAGCGACGATTTTTATTTCGCATTTTCATGCCGACCATATCGGCGCGACGCGTTTATTTCCCAACGCGCGATTCGTCTATCGATCAGATACCATGCGGCGTCTGAACAGCCTTACCAAGTGGCAGCAGTTGGATGAGGCGACTGTGATGTCCTTGTTGCCCGATGACTTTGTGCAACGAGGTGTCCCGATTGAAGAATCTGCTTTCGAAGACAGTCCGATGCGGTGTGCAGAATTCCGATCGCTAGACTATTGGGGCGACGGAAGTTTAATCCTGATCGATTTGCCCGGTCATGCGATCGGGCATACGGGATACATTTTGAATACCGATCAGGGACCTCGCTTATACGTTGTCGACGCCTTCTGGGACCGTTCGGTTTTTGAATCTGGAAGGAAGCTTCCATGGCTTTCGCGGCGTATTTTGAATTCGTACGAAGACACGTGCCGGACCAACGAAGGGATTCATAAGCTGGTTGCCAGGACCGGAATGGAACCGATCGCTTGCCATTGCCCGGAAACACAAAAGTATGTCTAGGCGACTACGGATCGATTTCCTCGCGCCACCCTTTGCAGGTCACCTGTATCCACTGCTGCAACTGGCAAAGGGGC
The Stieleria sp. JC731 genome window above contains:
- a CDS encoding 3-oxoacyl-ACP synthase III family protein; translated protein: MGCRAIERALDDAALGWPDIDYIIDCSTSKYRPIPCNAAHFQQAIGREAQRIPCVDVQSTCLGSIMAINLANALFATGVYRNILIVASETALQGVDWNDEKSAGLFGDGAAALVLQVAKPTASLAFVHETYGEHLGLCVVDGGGHHLPAYRYHEDLASKYRFQMDGRNLFRIAIKLLPPMVRGIQEDFQSIADHDSETMHVIPHQASPKAVELIRRIIGVPHERYHVAVNEIGNMVAASIPAMFDRVRKQQLVDDGCPVMLLGTSAGYSQAAIVFHL